In Odocoileus virginianus isolate 20LAN1187 ecotype Illinois chromosome 5, Ovbor_1.2, whole genome shotgun sequence, a single window of DNA contains:
- the LOC110134674 gene encoding T-lymphocyte surface antigen Ly-9-like isoform X3: MVVTGTLGGSVTLPLKLKDGQQVESISWVCRSVPGAIATVTLVEGGGPDTFHQAESRYWGRLSVVGPERSLQISHLSWADAGSYRVHINLRSSRVTHTREYSLHVYERLAQPRVTVSTRISGNGHCLIILTCVAESRGGAVTYSWTPLGPQTAVSHGGSVLSVTLRPRDSTLNFTCMVKNPVSNSSSLPILVPPSCTGPGILSGEESVGETVIGTLGKSATLPLEVPVGQEVEKVTWSSRGLVAILRPGPAGEPILVAGTQGPYNHRLSIPRHNYSLQISSLRLQDSGPYQAWITLHSPPINITKDFILHVYERLQEPKITVSSQIMKDGTCFITLICSLDQPGEDVQYSWDPRGQGAIVSHGGTTLSVSWRFGVSDNYHCTVKNPISQSSSSIPVRPLCSGSFLPCSLKKEFLLFLILGALQIK; this comes from the exons ATGGTGGTAACTGGGACCCTGGGGGGCTCTGTCACTCTGCCCCTGAAGCTGAAGGATGGACAGCAGGTGGAGAGCATCTCCTGGGTATGTCGCTCAGTCCCTGGGGCAATAGCCACGGTGACCTTGGTGGAAGGTGGAGGACCAGACACCTTTCACCAGGCAGAATCACGGTACTGGGGTCGTTTGAGTGTGGTGGGCCCAGAACGCTCCCTGCAGATCAGCCACCTGAGTTGGGCAGATGCAGGGTCCTACCGAGTCCACATTAATCTTCGGAGCTCCCGCGTCACCCACACCAGGGAGTATAGCCTGCATGTCTACG AGCGGCTGGCCCAGCCCCGTGTCACAGTGAGCACCAGGATTAGTGGGAATGGACACTGTCTCATCATCCTGACGTGcgtggcagaaagcagaggaggCGCTGTGACCTACAGCTGGACACCTCTGGGACCCCAGACTGCTGTGTCCCATGGAGGGTCTGTCCTCAGTGTCACCTTGAGGCCTCGGGACAGCACTCTGAACTTTACCTGCATGGTCAAGAACCCAGTCAGTAACAGTAGCTCCCTTCCCATCTTGGTGCCGCCTTCATGCACAG GGCCAGGAATCCTGAGTGGTGAGGAATCAGTAGGGGAGACAGTGATCGGCACCCTAGGGAAGTCAGCCACTCTGCCCCTGGAGGTCCCAGTGGGGCAAGAGGTAGAAAAGGTTACCTGGAGCTCTCGAGGCCTTGTTGCTATTTTGCGACCAGGACCAGCAGGGGAACCAATCCTGGTTGCTGGGACTCAGGGACCCTACAATCATCGGCTGAGCATCCCCCGCCACAACTACTCTCTTCAGATCAGCTCCCTGAGGCTGCAGGACTCTGGCCCCTATCAAGCCTGGATAACTCTGCATAGTCCCCCAATCAACATCACCAAGGATTTCATCCTGCATGTCTATG AGAGACTGCAGGAGCCCAAAATCACAGTCAGCTCTCAGATCATGAAGGATGGGACCTGCTTCATCACCCTCATCTGTTCACTGGACCAGCCTGGAGAGGATGTTCAGTACAGCTGGGACCCCCGAGGCCAGGGGGCAATTGTGTCACATGGGGGAACCACTCTCAGTGTCTCCTGGCGATTTGGGGTCAGTGACAACTATCACTGTACAGTGAAGAACCCCATCAGCCAGAGCTCCAGCTCCATCCCCGTCAGGCCCCTCTGCTCAG GTTCCTTCCTACCCTGCAGCCTGAAGAAagagtttcttctctttttgatcCTGGGAGCTTTGCAGATTAAATAG
- the LOC110134674 gene encoding T-lymphocyte surface antigen Ly-9-like isoform X1, which yields MGIFLLWSLFLLGLLTGPGASRAPMVVTGTLGGSVTLPLKLKDGQQVESISWVCRSVPGAIATVTLVEGGGPDTFHQAESRYWGRLSVVGPERSLQISHLSWADAGSYRVHINLRSSRVTHTREYSLHVYERLAQPRVTVSTRISGNGHCLIILTCVAESRGGAVTYSWTPLGPQTAVSHGGSVLSVTLRPRDSTLNFTCMVKNPVSNSSSLPILVPPSCTGPGILSGEESVGETVIGTLGKSATLPLEVPVGQEVEKVTWSSRGLVAILRPGPAGEPILVAGTQGPYNHRLSIPRHNYSLQISSLRLQDSGPYQAWITLHSPPINITKDFILHVYERLQEPKITVSSQIMKDGTCFITLICSLDQPGEDVQYSWDPRGQGAIVSHGGTTLSVSWRFGVSDNYHCTVKNPISQSSSSIPVRPLCSGSFLPCSLKKEFLLFLILGALQIK from the exons ATGGGTATTTTTCTCCTGTGGTCCTTGTTCCTCCTTGGTCTTCTCACTG GACCAGGGGCTTCCAGAGCCCCCATGGTGGTAACTGGGACCCTGGGGGGCTCTGTCACTCTGCCCCTGAAGCTGAAGGATGGACAGCAGGTGGAGAGCATCTCCTGGGTATGTCGCTCAGTCCCTGGGGCAATAGCCACGGTGACCTTGGTGGAAGGTGGAGGACCAGACACCTTTCACCAGGCAGAATCACGGTACTGGGGTCGTTTGAGTGTGGTGGGCCCAGAACGCTCCCTGCAGATCAGCCACCTGAGTTGGGCAGATGCAGGGTCCTACCGAGTCCACATTAATCTTCGGAGCTCCCGCGTCACCCACACCAGGGAGTATAGCCTGCATGTCTACG AGCGGCTGGCCCAGCCCCGTGTCACAGTGAGCACCAGGATTAGTGGGAATGGACACTGTCTCATCATCCTGACGTGcgtggcagaaagcagaggaggCGCTGTGACCTACAGCTGGACACCTCTGGGACCCCAGACTGCTGTGTCCCATGGAGGGTCTGTCCTCAGTGTCACCTTGAGGCCTCGGGACAGCACTCTGAACTTTACCTGCATGGTCAAGAACCCAGTCAGTAACAGTAGCTCCCTTCCCATCTTGGTGCCGCCTTCATGCACAG GGCCAGGAATCCTGAGTGGTGAGGAATCAGTAGGGGAGACAGTGATCGGCACCCTAGGGAAGTCAGCCACTCTGCCCCTGGAGGTCCCAGTGGGGCAAGAGGTAGAAAAGGTTACCTGGAGCTCTCGAGGCCTTGTTGCTATTTTGCGACCAGGACCAGCAGGGGAACCAATCCTGGTTGCTGGGACTCAGGGACCCTACAATCATCGGCTGAGCATCCCCCGCCACAACTACTCTCTTCAGATCAGCTCCCTGAGGCTGCAGGACTCTGGCCCCTATCAAGCCTGGATAACTCTGCATAGTCCCCCAATCAACATCACCAAGGATTTCATCCTGCATGTCTATG AGAGACTGCAGGAGCCCAAAATCACAGTCAGCTCTCAGATCATGAAGGATGGGACCTGCTTCATCACCCTCATCTGTTCACTGGACCAGCCTGGAGAGGATGTTCAGTACAGCTGGGACCCCCGAGGCCAGGGGGCAATTGTGTCACATGGGGGAACCACTCTCAGTGTCTCCTGGCGATTTGGGGTCAGTGACAACTATCACTGTACAGTGAAGAACCCCATCAGCCAGAGCTCCAGCTCCATCCCCGTCAGGCCCCTCTGCTCAG GTTCCTTCCTACCCTGCAGCCTGAAGAAagagtttcttctctttttgatcCTGGGAGCTTTGCAGATTAAATAG
- the LOC110134674 gene encoding SLAM family member 9-like isoform X4 gives MGIFLLWSLFLLGLLTGPGASRAPMVVTGTLGGSVTLPLKLKDGQQVESISWVCRSVPGAIATVTLVEGGGPDTFHQAESRYWGRLSVVGPERSLQISHLSWADAGSYRVHINLRSSRVTHTREYSLHVYGPGILSGEESVGETVIGTLGKSATLPLEVPVGQEVEKVTWSSRGLVAILRPGPAGEPILVAGTQGPYNHRLSIPRHNYSLQISSLRLQDSGPYQAWITLHSPPINITKDFILHVYERLQEPKITVSSQIMKDGTCFITLICSLDQPGEDVQYSWDPRGQGAIVSHGGTTLSVSWRFGVSDNYHCTVKNPISQSSSSIPVRPLCSGSFLPCSLKKEFLLFLILGALQIK, from the exons ATGGGTATTTTTCTCCTGTGGTCCTTGTTCCTCCTTGGTCTTCTCACTG GACCAGGGGCTTCCAGAGCCCCCATGGTGGTAACTGGGACCCTGGGGGGCTCTGTCACTCTGCCCCTGAAGCTGAAGGATGGACAGCAGGTGGAGAGCATCTCCTGGGTATGTCGCTCAGTCCCTGGGGCAATAGCCACGGTGACCTTGGTGGAAGGTGGAGGACCAGACACCTTTCACCAGGCAGAATCACGGTACTGGGGTCGTTTGAGTGTGGTGGGCCCAGAACGCTCCCTGCAGATCAGCCACCTGAGTTGGGCAGATGCAGGGTCCTACCGAGTCCACATTAATCTTCGGAGCTCCCGCGTCACCCACACCAGGGAGTATAGCCTGCATGTCTACG GGCCAGGAATCCTGAGTGGTGAGGAATCAGTAGGGGAGACAGTGATCGGCACCCTAGGGAAGTCAGCCACTCTGCCCCTGGAGGTCCCAGTGGGGCAAGAGGTAGAAAAGGTTACCTGGAGCTCTCGAGGCCTTGTTGCTATTTTGCGACCAGGACCAGCAGGGGAACCAATCCTGGTTGCTGGGACTCAGGGACCCTACAATCATCGGCTGAGCATCCCCCGCCACAACTACTCTCTTCAGATCAGCTCCCTGAGGCTGCAGGACTCTGGCCCCTATCAAGCCTGGATAACTCTGCATAGTCCCCCAATCAACATCACCAAGGATTTCATCCTGCATGTCTATG AGAGACTGCAGGAGCCCAAAATCACAGTCAGCTCTCAGATCATGAAGGATGGGACCTGCTTCATCACCCTCATCTGTTCACTGGACCAGCCTGGAGAGGATGTTCAGTACAGCTGGGACCCCCGAGGCCAGGGGGCAATTGTGTCACATGGGGGAACCACTCTCAGTGTCTCCTGGCGATTTGGGGTCAGTGACAACTATCACTGTACAGTGAAGAACCCCATCAGCCAGAGCTCCAGCTCCATCCCCGTCAGGCCCCTCTGCTCAG GTTCCTTCCTACCCTGCAGCCTGAAGAAagagtttcttctctttttgatcCTGGGAGCTTTGCAGATTAAATAG
- the LOC110134674 gene encoding T-lymphocyte surface antigen Ly-9-like isoform X2, with translation MGIFLLWSLFLLGLLTGPGASRAPMVVTGTLGGSVTLPLKLKDGQQVESISWVCRSVPGAIATVTLVEGGGPDTFHQAESRYWGRLSVVGPERSLQISHLSWADAGSYRVHINLRSSRVTHTREYSLHVYERLAQPRVTVSTRISGNGHCLIILTCVAESRGGAVTYSWTPLGPQTAVSHGGSVLSVTLRPRDSTLNFTCMVKNPVSNSSSLPILVPPSCTGPGILSGEESVGETVIGTLGKSATLPLEVPVGQEVEKVTWSSRGLVAILRPGPAGEPILVAGTQGPYNHRLSIPRHNYSLQISSLRLQDSGPYQAWITLHSPPINITKDFILHVYERLQEPKITVSSQIMKDGTCFITLICSLDQPGEDVQYSWDPRGQGAIVSHGGTTLSVSWRFGVSDNYHCTVKNPISQSSSSIPVRPLCSA, from the exons ATGGGTATTTTTCTCCTGTGGTCCTTGTTCCTCCTTGGTCTTCTCACTG GACCAGGGGCTTCCAGAGCCCCCATGGTGGTAACTGGGACCCTGGGGGGCTCTGTCACTCTGCCCCTGAAGCTGAAGGATGGACAGCAGGTGGAGAGCATCTCCTGGGTATGTCGCTCAGTCCCTGGGGCAATAGCCACGGTGACCTTGGTGGAAGGTGGAGGACCAGACACCTTTCACCAGGCAGAATCACGGTACTGGGGTCGTTTGAGTGTGGTGGGCCCAGAACGCTCCCTGCAGATCAGCCACCTGAGTTGGGCAGATGCAGGGTCCTACCGAGTCCACATTAATCTTCGGAGCTCCCGCGTCACCCACACCAGGGAGTATAGCCTGCATGTCTACG AGCGGCTGGCCCAGCCCCGTGTCACAGTGAGCACCAGGATTAGTGGGAATGGACACTGTCTCATCATCCTGACGTGcgtggcagaaagcagaggaggCGCTGTGACCTACAGCTGGACACCTCTGGGACCCCAGACTGCTGTGTCCCATGGAGGGTCTGTCCTCAGTGTCACCTTGAGGCCTCGGGACAGCACTCTGAACTTTACCTGCATGGTCAAGAACCCAGTCAGTAACAGTAGCTCCCTTCCCATCTTGGTGCCGCCTTCATGCACAG GGCCAGGAATCCTGAGTGGTGAGGAATCAGTAGGGGAGACAGTGATCGGCACCCTAGGGAAGTCAGCCACTCTGCCCCTGGAGGTCCCAGTGGGGCAAGAGGTAGAAAAGGTTACCTGGAGCTCTCGAGGCCTTGTTGCTATTTTGCGACCAGGACCAGCAGGGGAACCAATCCTGGTTGCTGGGACTCAGGGACCCTACAATCATCGGCTGAGCATCCCCCGCCACAACTACTCTCTTCAGATCAGCTCCCTGAGGCTGCAGGACTCTGGCCCCTATCAAGCCTGGATAACTCTGCATAGTCCCCCAATCAACATCACCAAGGATTTCATCCTGCATGTCTATG AGAGACTGCAGGAGCCCAAAATCACAGTCAGCTCTCAGATCATGAAGGATGGGACCTGCTTCATCACCCTCATCTGTTCACTGGACCAGCCTGGAGAGGATGTTCAGTACAGCTGGGACCCCCGAGGCCAGGGGGCAATTGTGTCACATGGGGGAACCACTCTCAGTGTCTCCTGGCGATTTGGGGTCAGTGACAACTATCACTGTACAGTGAAGAACCCCATCAGCCAGAGCTCCAGCTCCATCCCCGTCAGGCCCCTCTGCTCAG CCTGA